One window of the Oncorhynchus clarkii lewisi isolate Uvic-CL-2024 chromosome 19, UVic_Ocla_1.0, whole genome shotgun sequence genome contains the following:
- the LOC139374300 gene encoding paired box protein Pax-1-like codes for MEQTYGEVNQLGGVFVNGRPLPNAIRLRIVELAQLGIRPCDISRQLRVSHGCVSKILARYSETGSILPGAIGGSKPRVTTPNVVKNIRDYKQGDPGIFAWEIRDRLLADGVCDKYNVPSVSSISRILRNKIGNLSQPNQYESSKQAPTQAGLSYNHIYPYSYPNAMSPNGKMGSGPGVPVTAGHVNISRAWPSAHTVTNILGIRAFMDHQAIAGAEGYPQKMEDWSSINRATFPSAHAVNGIDKSAIDADIKYAQPSSTLSSYVPACAYSPSNQYGVYSGPGSYVTPGHPWQSQNSSLSHPSSGMTTHAGDIHSSMPFKHPSREGDRKPPSPLNKQLQQEALSSVHGLNLPTSSS; via the exons ATGG AGCAAACCTATGGCGAGGTGAATCAGTTGGGTGGTGTATTCGTCAATGGACGACCTCTGCCTAACGCCATACGACTACGGATAGTGGAGTTGGCCCAGCTCGGAATCAGACCCTGTGATATTAGTAGGCAACTTCGCGTCTCTCACGGCTGTGTGAGCAAGATATTAGCTCGGTACAGCGAAACAGGTTCCATTTTACCAGGTGCCATCGGGGGGAGCAAACCACGGGTTACCACACCGAATGTAGTGAAGAACATAAGGGATTACAAACAAGGTGACCCGGGGATATTTGCCTGGGAGATCCGGGACAGACTACTAGCAGACGGAGTTTGTGACAAATACAACGTGCCCTCAGTCAGCTCCATTAGCCGGATTTTACGCAACAAGATTGGAAATCTTTCCCAGCCAAACCAGTATGAGAGCAGCAAGCAAGCCCCCACACAGGCCGGCCTCTCTTACAACCACATATACCCTTATTCATATCCCAATGCTATGTCACCCAATGGCAAAATGGGCAGCGGTCCCGGAGTACCCGTGACGGCCGGGCATGTAAACATATCAAGGGCCTGGCCATCGGCGCACACTGTCACCAACATTCTGGGTATCAGGGCCTTCATGGATCATCAAG CAATTGCTGGAGCAGAGGGATATCCACAGAAAATGGAAGACTGGAGTAGTATCAACAGAGCGACGTTTCCCTCGGCTCATGCAGTCAACGGAATTGACAAATCAGCCATTGATGCAGACATAAAATATGCACAG CCCTCATCAACATTATCCAGTTATGTCCCTGCTTGTGCCTACTCACCTTCAAACCAGTACGGCGTTTATAGCGGGCCAGGTAGCTATGTGACCCCTGGGCACCCTTGGCAGTCCCAGAACTCGAGTTTGTCCCACCCAAGCAGCGGCATGACGACGCACGCTGGAGACATCCACTCTTCAATGCCGTTCAAACATCCATCGCGAGAAG GAGACAGAAAGCCCCCCAGTCCCCTAAACAAGCAACTGCAGCAAGAGGCGTTGAGCAGTGTACACGGACTCAATCTCCCTACCTCATCCTCGTAA